From the genome of Nicotiana sylvestris chromosome 2, ASM39365v2, whole genome shotgun sequence, one region includes:
- the LOC104247488 gene encoding LRR receptor-like serine/threonine-protein kinase FLS2 — MSKTVLYALAIFSFTFFIPLSYGQTPSLEIEVAALKAFKNSISDDPFGALVDWTNANHHCNWSGITCDPSSNHVINITLFETQLKGEISPFLGNLSKLQVLDLTLNSFTGNIPPQLGHCTELVELILYENLLSGEIPAELGNLRNLQLIDFGNNFLNGSIPDSICDCTELLLVSLINNSFTGKLPSDIGNLANLQLFVAYENNFIGSIPTSIRKLTALQTLDLSENRLSGPIPPEIGNLSSLETLQLHLNFLSGKIPSELGLCTNLVTLNMYTNQFTGSIPPELGNLENLQTLRLYNNQLNSSIPASLFHLKSLTHLGLSQNELTGQIPPELGSSMSLQVLTLHSNRLSGEIPSTITKLTNLTYLSLSFNLLTGSLPLEFGLLYNLKNLTASNNLLEGSIPSSITNCSHLLVLTLTYNRITGEIPIGLGQLSNLTFLSLGSNKMVGEIPDDFFNCSMLEVLDLSDNNFSGKLKPMIGRLSKLRVLRARTNSFLGPIPPEIGKLSQLMDLVLDENSFSGVIPPDISMLSDLQGLSLYDNKLEGKLPVQLFELKQLNELRLQNNNFLGPIPHQISKMELLSLLDLSGNKLNGTLPESMASLRRLMTIDLSHNLLTGSLPRAVLASMRSMQFYLNVSSNFLNGTIPDEIGVLEMVQEIDMSNNNLSGSIPRSFGRCKNLFSLDLSGNMLSGPAPGAILTKLSELVFLNLSKNRLQSELPEMAGLPHLRSVDLSHNKFKGIIPERFASMPALKYLNLSFNQLEGHIPKGGVFNNIKLEDLLGNPSLCGTKFLRPCSTKSIRTGTHGFSKKTLIILAALGSVFGLILLVLGVFFLNQYMKKQKVKDTEDMIPKYASALSLKRFYQKDLELATDNFSPENIIGASSLSTVYKGRLEDGKIVAVKKLNHRFAAEADKCFDREVRTLSQLRHRNLVKVLGYAWESKKLKALVLEYMEKGNLDNIIYDQMVDDWTLSNRIDILVSVASGLSYLHSGYDFPIVHCDLKPSNILLDENMEAHVSDFGTARMLGIHLQDGSSISSASVFEGTIGYLAPEFAYMRKVTTKVDVFSFGVIVMEIITKRRPTGLTGADELPMTLHQIVRNAAANGINELIQIVDPNLASYVSKKQDVVEGLLKLALSCTSPDPEDRPDMEQVLSSLSKLRKMECMNSHACLVKDAI, encoded by the exons ATGTCAAAGACAGTTTTATATGCATTAGCCATATTTTCCTTTACCTTTTTCATACCTTTGTCATATGGCCAAACTCCAAGCTTGGAAATTGAAGTTGCTGCTTTGAAAGCTTTCAAGAACTCAATCTCTGATGACCCTTTTGGTGCACTTGTGGATTGGACTAATGCAAATCACCATTGCAACTGGTCTGGAATTACATGTGATCCTTCTTCAAACCATGTCATCAACATTACGCTGTTTGAGACGCAGCTCAAAGGCGAAATCTCTCCGTTTTTGGGAAACCTCTCCAAACTCCAGGTTCTTGATCTAACTTTGAACTCATTTACTGGAAATATTCCACCTCAGCTGGGGCATTGCACAGAGCTGGTTGAGCTCATTCTTTATGAAAACTTGCTTTCTGGTGAAATTCCTGCTGAACTCGGAAACCTCAGAAACCTGCAGTTAATAGATTTTGGAAATAACTTTCTGAATGGGAGTATACCTGACAGTATATGCGACTGCACTGAATTGTTGTTAGTAAGCCTCATCAACAACAGTTTCACAGGCAAATTACCATCTGATATTGGTAATTTGGCTAATCTTCAGTTGTTTGTAGCTTATGAAAACAATTTCATTGGTTCTATTCCTACCTCCATTAGAAAGTTAACAGCTTTGCAAACCCTTGATCTGAGCGAAAACCGATTGTCTGGACCTATACCACCAGAAATTGGCAACTTGTCAAGTTTAGAAACTCTTCAGTTGCATCTCAACTTCCTTTCTGGTAAAATTCCATCTGAACTTGGCCTCTGCACCAATCTTGTTACCTTGAACATGTATACTAATCAATTCACTGGAAGCATACCTCCTGAGCTTGGAAATTTAGAAAACTTGCAAACGCTTAGATTGTATAACAATCAGTTGAACTCCAGTATACCAGCCTCATTGTTCCACCTGAAGTCATTAACTCATTTAGGACTCTCACAGAATGAGCTAACTGGCCAAATTCCTCCCGAGTTGGGATCTTCAATGTCACTACAAGTGCTTACCCTCCACTCAAATAGGTTGTCCGGGGAAATTCCATCAACTATAACAAAACTGACAAACTTGACATATTTGTCTTTGAGCTTCAATTTATTGACCGGATCACTTCCATTAGAATTTGGGTTGCTCTATAACCTGAAGAATCTAACTGCAAGTAACAACCTCCTAGAGGGATCTATTCCATCTAGCATAACAAATTGTTCACATCTTCTAGTTTTGACCCTCACTTATAATAGAATAACGGGGGAAATACCCATTGGGTTGGGGCAGTTGTCCAATCTTACATTTTTGTCTTTGGGATCAAACAAAATGGTGGGGGAGATTCCTGACGATTTCTTCAACTGCTCAATGCTTGAAGTTCTAGATCTGAGTGATAACAATTTCAGTGGGAAACTCAAACCGATGATTGGCAGACTTTCTAAACTTCGAGTTCTAAGAGCCCGTACTAATTCCTTTCTTGGGCCAATCCCACCAGAGATTGGTAAACTGAGTCAACTGATGGATTTAGTGCTTGACGAAAACAGTTTCTCAGGTGTGATACCACCAGATATTTCAATGCTTTCAGACCTCCAGGGTCTTTCGCTGTATGACAACAAGCTGGAAGGTAAACTTCCGGTGCAACTTTTTGAGCTTAAACAACTCAATGAACTCCGGCTGCAGAACAATAATTTCTTAGGTCCAATACCTCACCAGATATCCAAAATGGAGTTACTCTCGTTGCTGGATCTGAGCGGGAATAAGCTTAATGGTACACTCCCAGAGAGCATGGCGAGCCTCCGCAGACTGATGACCATAGATCTTTCACACAACCTTCTTACTGGATCTCTTCCTCGAGCAGTACTAGCCAGCATGAGAAGTATGCAATTTTACTTGAACGTTTCCAGCAATTTTTTGAACGGAACGATCCCAGATGAGATTGGCGTGTTAGAAATGGTTCAAGAGATTGATATGTCAAACAACAATCTATCAGGCAGCATTCCCAGATCCTTTGGACGATGCAAAAACTTATTCTCACTGGACCTATCAGGAAACATGCTCTCTGGTCCTGCTCCAGGTGCAATTCTCACCAAATTAAGTGAGCTTGTGTTTCTGAATCTCTCAAAGAACAGATTACAAAGCGAACTTCCTGAAATGGCAGGATTGCCACATCTTCGCTCTGTTGATCTTTCACATAACAAGTTCAAGGGAATCATTCCAGAGAGATTTGCCAGTATGCCTGCATTGAAATATCTCAACCTTTCTTTCAACCAACTTGAAGGTCACATTCCAAAGGGGGGTGTATTTAACAATATAAAGTTGGAAGATTTATTGGGAAATCCATCTCTATGTGGAACTAAGTTTCTCAGGCCTTGCAGCACCAAAAGCATCCGAACAGGTACTCACGGGTTTTCCAAGAAAACCTTGATCATTCTTGCAGCACTTGGATCTGTTTTTGGTCTCATTCTTCTCGTGTTGGGAGTCTTTTTTCTTAATCAGtacatgaagaagcaaaaggtgAAAGACACGGAGGATATGATTCCAAAGTACGCCTCAGCACTGAGCCTCAAGAGATTTTATCAAAAGGATTTGGAACTTGCTACTGATAATTTCAGTCCAGAAAATATTATTGGAGCCAGCAGTTTAAGTACTGTGTACAAGGGTAGACTGGAAGATGGAAAGATTGTAGCAGTTAAGAAACTGAATCACCGGTTCGCAGCAGAAGCTGATAAATGCTTTGACAGAGAAGTCAGGACTCTGAGCCAACTGAGACACAGGAACCTGGTTAAGGTGCTCGGTTATGCTTGGGAAAGCAAGAAGCTAAAGGCTTTAGTTTTAGAATACATGGAGAAAGGGAACTTGGACAATATTATTTATGATCAAATGGTGGATGACTGGACATTGTCCAATAGGATTGACATTTTAGTTTCGGTTGCTAGTGGTTTGTCATACCTGCATTCAGGCTATGATTTTCCAATAGTGCACTGTGACTTGAAGCCTTCAAATATTCTTCTGGATGAAAATATGGAAGCACATGTCAGTGACTTTGGGACAGCTAGGATGTTGGGTATTCATCTCCAGGATGGGAGCAGCATATCATCAGCATCCGTATTTGAAGGAACTATTGGTTACTTGGCGCCAG AGTTTGCATATATGAGGAAAGTGACCACAAAAGTAGATGTATTCAGCTTTGGTGTAATAGTGATGGAGATCATTACAAAAAGAAGGCCAACAGGTCTTACAGGAGCTGATGAATTACCAATGACTTTGCATCAAATTGTTCGGAACGCCGCTGCAAATGGCATAAATGAGCTCATCCAGATTGTGGATCCTAATCTAGCTTCATATGTCTCCAAGAAACAGGATGTAGTAGAGGGACTTCTTAAATTGGCTTTGTCCTGCACCTCTCCTGATCCTGAAGACAGACCTGACATGGAACAGGTTCTGTCTTCTCTTTCAAAGTTAAGAAAGATGGAATGCATGAATTCACATGCTTGTTTGGTAAAAGATGCAATTTGA